One Mucilaginibacter ginkgonis genomic region harbors:
- a CDS encoding glycosyltransferase family 2 protein, which translates to MKFTLWLSLFIVFYAFFGYGILLFIIIKIKRAIKGKQLPPEVNYADYPTCTLIIAAYNEEAFIVEKIQNTLELDYPHGKLDIIFITDGSTDRTPELVAAYPQIRLEHRDERKGKLAAVHRVMHTLGTDVVVFTDANTFLNVDAIKKICRHYADPKIGAVAGEKRVHIDESADATAGEGFYWKYESKLKTWDFELYSVVGAAGELFSLRINLYREVPPTSIIEDFMTSMWVAADGYRVAYEPEAYATENGSESVREELKRKIRIAAGGMQSIIWLKQLLNPFHMPVLTFQYVSHRVLRWTVVPFLMILAFLLNALIVASGYDNTVYDVLMIAQILFYCMSILGWLLAARQIKVKILFIPYYFCMMNYAVIRGIFRYFSGKQSAVWEKAKRK; encoded by the coding sequence ATGAAATTTACACTTTGGCTTAGTCTCTTCATTGTTTTTTATGCCTTTTTTGGATACGGCATTTTACTTTTTATTATTATAAAGATTAAACGCGCTATTAAAGGCAAGCAGTTGCCACCTGAGGTTAACTATGCCGATTATCCAACCTGTACGCTCATCATCGCGGCTTATAATGAGGAGGCATTTATTGTAGAGAAGATACAAAACACGCTTGAGCTGGATTACCCGCATGGCAAACTGGATATTATCTTCATCACCGACGGCTCGACAGACCGCACCCCGGAGTTGGTTGCCGCCTATCCGCAAATACGTTTAGAGCATCGCGACGAGCGTAAAGGTAAATTGGCAGCTGTCCACCGCGTGATGCATACCTTAGGTACCGACGTTGTTGTCTTTACTGATGCTAACACCTTTTTAAATGTTGATGCAATAAAAAAAATCTGCCGTCATTACGCGGACCCGAAGATTGGAGCAGTAGCAGGAGAGAAGCGTGTTCACATCGATGAATCTGCCGACGCGACTGCTGGCGAAGGTTTCTACTGGAAATATGAGTCGAAGTTAAAGACGTGGGATTTTGAATTGTACTCGGTTGTTGGCGCTGCGGGTGAGCTGTTTAGTCTGCGCATAAATCTTTACCGGGAGGTGCCGCCGACAAGCATAATAGAAGATTTTATGACGTCGATGTGGGTGGCCGCAGATGGTTACCGTGTTGCTTACGAGCCCGAGGCTTACGCTACAGAAAATGGATCTGAAAGCGTACGTGAAGAATTAAAGCGCAAAATAAGGATCGCAGCGGGGGGTATGCAGTCAATCATTTGGCTTAAGCAATTGCTAAACCCCTTCCATATGCCGGTGCTTACCTTTCAATATGTAAGTCACCGCGTCTTAAGATGGACAGTTGTTCCTTTTTTGATGATCCTTGCCTTCCTACTCAACGCATTGATCGTAGCCAGCGGATACGACAACACCGTTTATGATGTGCTGATGATAGCGCAAATACTTTTCTATTGTATGTCAATTTTGGGTTGGCTGCTGGCCGCAAGGCAAATAAAAGTGAAGATATTATTCATTCCCTACTATTTCTGTATGATGAATTACGCGGTTATCCGAGGGATATTCCGTTATTTCTCGGGCAAGCAAAGTGCTGTTTGGGAAAAGGCTAAACGAAAATAA
- a CDS encoding acyltransferase, which translates to MSLKDKIKNNPALKAFVHRLLIAKGEARPRLWVQWFVNPFVHKRGKGSKIRRRTRLDVLPFNKFELGENSTIEDFCTINNGVGDLFIGDNSLIGMGNVVIGPVKVGNNVIFAQNVVASALNHEYRDVDVPINQQKILTSQITIEDDCWIAANSVITAGVTIGKHSVVAGGAIVTKSVPPYSVVAGNPAKLIRQYNFETQQWEKPKAE; encoded by the coding sequence ATGTCATTAAAAGATAAGATCAAAAATAACCCGGCGCTAAAAGCCTTTGTGCACCGCTTGTTAATAGCCAAGGGCGAGGCGCGGCCGCGACTTTGGGTACAATGGTTTGTTAATCCATTTGTACACAAAAGGGGTAAGGGATCTAAAATAAGGCGTCGTACACGTTTGGATGTTTTGCCTTTCAATAAGTTCGAGTTAGGCGAAAACTCTACCATAGAAGATTTCTGTACCATTAATAACGGCGTAGGCGACCTTTTTATCGGAGACAACAGCCTCATTGGAATGGGCAATGTCGTCATTGGCCCTGTAAAAGTGGGTAACAACGTGATCTTTGCTCAAAACGTGGTAGCCAGTGCTTTAAACCACGAGTATAGGGATGTAGACGTGCCTATCAATCAACAAAAAATATTAACAAGTCAAATTACCATTGAAGATGATTGCTGGATAGCAGCAAACTCGGTGATAACTGCGGGGGTCACAATTGGCAAGCACAGTGTCGTCGCCGGCGGAGCTATAGTAACCAAAAGCGTACCCCCTTACAGCGTTGTCGCGGGTAACCCGGCTAAACTAATCCGGCAATATAACTTTGAAACTCAGCAATGGGAGAAGCCGAAAGCGGAATAA
- a CDS encoding sugar transferase: protein MTDIKAAAPGIEETIAVIHASEEVVLMLSTCDFGGRALVGFNNGVELVSSWENKRLNIVAIISQSEILAPSGITLQEGLKNKGLPNVPFFLICSQLNDNLRRLALNAGIGDAFRLPIKINKLELRINFLIANWKAVKTLDHDKVTEQYTIPTGKRIFDVFFSGLALLMLSPVFLIVYILIRLESRGPAFYYSLRVGSGYRVFKFYKFRSMFVNADQRLKDLTHLNQYNANAPQGATPRANGANTITQVLCNDCLSAGKCQFPIYTDKNTWCEKDYMSNKKTAGGSAFFKLKNDPRITRIGNFIRNTSIDELPQLWNVFIGDMSIVGNRPLPLYEAEKLTTDKYAMRFNAPAGITGLWQVEKRGKGEMSEEERLMLDNVYAKNHSLKNDLRLIFKTIPALLQKENV, encoded by the coding sequence ATGACCGACATTAAAGCAGCTGCGCCGGGGATCGAAGAAACAATTGCGGTAATACATGCATCTGAAGAAGTAGTGCTGATGTTAAGCACCTGCGATTTTGGCGGGCGCGCTTTGGTTGGCTTTAATAATGGTGTTGAATTGGTGAGCAGTTGGGAAAACAAAAGGCTGAATATCGTTGCCATTATATCGCAAAGCGAAATACTTGCCCCATCGGGTATTACACTACAAGAAGGCTTAAAAAACAAAGGATTGCCTAATGTTCCTTTCTTTTTGATATGCTCTCAGTTAAATGATAATCTACGCCGCTTAGCCTTAAACGCCGGTATAGGTGATGCCTTCAGACTACCGATCAAGATCAACAAACTTGAACTGCGGATTAATTTCCTGATCGCTAACTGGAAGGCTGTTAAAACACTGGACCATGATAAAGTAACAGAGCAATATACCATTCCAACAGGTAAACGCATTTTCGACGTCTTCTTTTCGGGATTGGCATTACTGATGCTGTCACCTGTTTTCCTAATCGTTTATATCCTCATCAGGTTAGAATCCCGCGGGCCTGCATTTTATTATTCGCTGCGTGTTGGTTCGGGATACCGTGTATTTAAATTTTACAAATTTAGGTCGATGTTTGTAAACGCGGATCAGCGGTTAAAAGACCTTACCCATTTAAACCAATATAATGCGAACGCGCCGCAGGGTGCCACCCCACGTGCAAATGGTGCAAATACCATTACGCAGGTATTGTGTAACGACTGTTTGTCTGCCGGAAAATGCCAGTTCCCGATTTATACCGACAAAAACACGTGGTGCGAAAAAGACTACATGTCTAACAAGAAAACTGCAGGCGGTTCGGCTTTCTTTAAGTTGAAGAATGATCCACGTATTACCCGTATAGGTAACTTTATCCGTAATACAAGTATTGATGAATTACCACAACTGTGGAATGTATTCATTGGTGACATGAGCATTGTGGGCAACCGCCCTTTACCGTTATACGAAGCTGAAAAGTTAACTACGGATAAGTATGCTATGCGCTTTAATGCGCCTGCAGGTATTACAGGTTTGTGGCAGGTGGAGAAACGTGGTAAAGGCGAAATGAGCGAAGAAGAACGTCTGATGCTTGACAACGTCTACGCAAAGAACCACAGCCTTAAGAATGATTTGCGCCTTATCTTTAAAACGATCCCTGCGCTATTGCAAAAGGAAAACGTTTAG
- a CDS encoding response regulator transcription factor: MSLPETERTRILAVEDDAYMQLIIKKFLSKNYDVEICPTAMDALSYVQNGNIPDLIISDLNTPNLSGLELIAQLRASDFFKSIPIIILSGEDSSEMRIKCLDSGADDFVVKPFNPAEVEARIRALLRRIGKLSF, from the coding sequence ATGAGTCTACCGGAAACCGAACGTACACGGATATTAGCTGTTGAAGACGATGCGTACATGCAGCTCATTATAAAGAAATTTTTAAGCAAGAACTACGACGTCGAGATTTGCCCTACTGCTATGGACGCGCTGTCATACGTGCAGAACGGCAACATCCCCGACCTTATTATATCCGATTTAAATACGCCTAATTTATCAGGCCTTGAACTGATAGCGCAGTTGCGTGCAAGCGACTTTTTTAAGTCTATCCCAATCATCATCCTTTCAGGCGAAGATAGCTCAGAGATGCGCATTAAATGCCTGGACAGCGGCGCAGACGATTTTGTTGTGAAGCCATTTAACCCTGCCGAAGTAGAAGCGCGCATAAGGGCCTTATTACGACGTATCGGAAAACTAAGTTTCTAA
- a CDS encoding glycosyltransferase family 2 protein: protein MRPVQIPDYLNRYINGTIDPAEVKAAYQKLRKSGTPEVTISIPAYNEEQTIVQTLCSLATNITNRSVEIIVVNNNSKDKTEELVNACGVTCVRELTQGITVSRNTGLANATGKYILNADGDTVYPKYWIEEMIKPLADSDKYAITYGRFSFIPIGNTGRFTYFFYEYIADLTRVYNTLFKTEAVNVYGFNSGFRREHGLQVDGFNHPPGTNEDGWLALKLKNKGFGKLYKVTSKRAIVWTTDRRIQIDGGLGKAVWKRLKRIFS, encoded by the coding sequence ATGAGGCCGGTACAAATTCCTGATTACTTAAACCGCTATATCAACGGGACGATTGACCCGGCTGAAGTGAAGGCAGCTTACCAGAAACTGCGCAAAAGCGGCACACCAGAGGTTACTATTTCTATCCCCGCTTATAACGAAGAGCAAACTATTGTGCAAACGCTTTGCTCGCTGGCAACGAATATAACAAACCGCAGTGTAGAGATCATTGTGGTTAATAACAATTCTAAAGACAAAACAGAGGAATTAGTTAACGCTTGTGGTGTTACCTGCGTGCGCGAGTTAACACAAGGCATTACTGTATCCCGCAACACCGGCCTGGCCAACGCTACAGGTAAATATATCCTTAACGCTGATGGCGATACGGTTTATCCCAAGTATTGGATAGAGGAAATGATAAAGCCGTTGGCCGATAGCGATAAATATGCCATCACCTACGGCAGGTTTTCTTTTATCCCGATTGGCAACACCGGCAGGTTTACCTATTTCTTCTATGAATATATTGCAGACCTGACAAGGGTTTATAATACACTCTTTAAAACAGAAGCTGTAAATGTTTACGGTTTTAATTCGGGCTTTCGCCGCGAACATGGTTTGCAGGTAGATGGTTTTAACCACCCGCCGGGAACTAACGAAGATGGATGGCTTGCCTTAAAGTTAAAAAACAAAGGTTTTGGGAAACTATATAAAGTGACCAGCAAAAGGGCTATTGTATGGACTACCGACCGCAGGATACAAATAGACGGCGGTTTGGGTAAAGCGGTGTGGAAAAGGCTGAAAAGAATTTTCAGTTAA
- a CDS encoding PorP/SprF family type IX secretion system membrane protein yields the protein MKRYLLTIAFFLVTFYASAQDHMYSQFFNMPVYLNPALTGQFEGDLRMNAIYRNQWSNIGAGFNYYSASIDYKVPQFGGGIGLIFNRGTEGTAYLTKNNVAATYSYSVGSEDYVLSFGLQAGLTNRVIDFSKLVFNDQIDARTGYMPGSVSAAEAPLYGNRMFFDAGAGVNFVSGDFMIGTALQHLNRPDESFSGVVSRLPIRTTAHVSYLFNLSRGDVDVDERSSVVPSVVYYKEATSNSINVGMQYKRRGVNAGVWYRKSSGYDGPSALVLSFIFDLYINRDGGEKLRFGISHDASTTRLNYTNTSGTTEGSIGYETTLGNRNDTWGKFQGARRCYDFY from the coding sequence ATGAAAAGATATTTATTAACGATAGCATTTTTCCTGGTGACGTTTTACGCATCGGCGCAGGATCATATGTATTCGCAGTTTTTTAATATGCCGGTATACCTTAACCCTGCGCTTACCGGGCAGTTTGAGGGCGACCTGCGCATGAATGCCATCTACCGTAACCAATGGTCAAATATTGGCGCGGGATTCAACTATTATTCGGCTTCGATAGACTACAAAGTGCCCCAATTTGGCGGAGGTATAGGGCTTATCTTTAACCGCGGGACTGAAGGTACAGCGTATCTCACTAAGAATAATGTTGCAGCCACGTACTCTTACAGTGTGGGTTCCGAAGATTACGTCTTATCATTTGGCTTACAGGCAGGTTTGACTAACCGGGTGATAGATTTTAGCAAACTGGTATTTAATGACCAGATAGACGCGCGTACCGGATACATGCCCGGGTCGGTGTCTGCAGCGGAAGCGCCACTATATGGCAACCGCATGTTCTTTGACGCCGGGGCAGGTGTAAATTTTGTCTCGGGTGATTTTATGATCGGTACCGCATTGCAGCACCTTAACCGCCCGGACGAATCTTTTAGCGGGGTAGTATCACGTTTACCTATACGTACTACCGCCCATGTGAGTTACCTGTTTAATCTGTCGCGGGGCGATGTAGATGTCGACGAGCGTTCATCTGTGGTTCCTTCTGTTGTGTATTATAAGGAGGCGACCTCTAATTCGATAAACGTGGGCATGCAATATAAAAGGCGTGGTGTAAACGCGGGCGTTTGGTACCGCAAAAGTTCTGGCTATGACGGGCCGAGCGCTTTAGTGTTATCTTTTATATTTGATCTGTACATCAACAGAGATGGCGGCGAGAAACTGCGTTTTGGTATCAGCCATGATGCAAGTACCACACGCCTCAACTATACAAATACGAGCGGTACAACAGAAGGCAGCATCGGCTATGAAACTACCTTAGGTAATAGGAATGACACTTGGGGTAAATTTCAGGGCGCCCGCCGTTGTTACGATTTCTATTAG